The following are encoded together in the Nocardioides okcheonensis genome:
- the argS gene encoding arginine--tRNA ligase: protein MNPDQLSETIVDVLTALVADGAVTLPDGVPSQVTVERPRQKGHGDYATNVALQLAKKAGTNPRAFADLVAERLRASDGIADVEVAGPGFLNVTVEAGAQGQVAADVVAAGEAYGSSDAFAGEKINLEFVSANPTGPLHLGGVRWAAVGDALGRIFTKTGADVTREYYFNDHGAQIDRFSSSLLASAKGEPAPEDGYGGQYIHDIAAAVVEKRPDVKDLDDARAQEVFREVGVDMMFEEIKTSLHDFGVDFDVYFHEKSLHDSGAVERAIARLTEMGNTYEADGALWLRTEKYGDDKDRVIIRSNGTPAYISGDLGYYLDKRERGFDRCFIMLGADHHGYVGRMNAMCSAFGDEPGKNLEILIGQMVNLLRDGEPMRMSKRNGTIVSIDDLVDAIGVDAARYALARYHSDSPIDIDLDLWSRATNDNPVYTVQYAHARVSSLMRNAADLGVVAESHPELLTHEKEGELLRALAEFPRVIKAAAELREPHRVARYLEELAGTYHRFYDSCRVLPRGDEETSDLHRARLVLVDATRVVLANGLALLGVSAPERM from the coding sequence GTGAACCCCGATCAGCTCTCCGAGACCATCGTCGACGTCCTGACGGCCCTCGTGGCCGACGGAGCGGTCACGCTGCCCGACGGCGTGCCCTCCCAGGTCACGGTGGAGCGACCCCGGCAGAAGGGCCACGGCGACTACGCCACCAACGTGGCGCTCCAGCTGGCCAAGAAGGCCGGCACGAACCCCCGCGCCTTCGCCGACCTGGTGGCCGAGCGGCTGCGCGCCTCCGACGGCATCGCCGACGTCGAGGTCGCCGGTCCGGGCTTCCTCAACGTGACGGTCGAGGCCGGCGCGCAGGGCCAGGTCGCGGCCGACGTCGTCGCGGCGGGGGAGGCCTACGGCTCGTCCGACGCCTTCGCCGGGGAGAAGATCAACCTCGAGTTCGTCTCCGCCAACCCCACCGGCCCGCTGCACCTCGGCGGCGTGCGCTGGGCCGCGGTCGGCGACGCGCTCGGGCGGATCTTCACCAAGACCGGCGCGGACGTCACCCGCGAGTACTACTTCAACGACCACGGCGCCCAGATCGACCGGTTCAGCTCCTCGCTGCTCGCCAGCGCGAAGGGCGAGCCCGCCCCCGAGGACGGCTACGGCGGGCAGTACATCCACGACATCGCGGCGGCGGTCGTCGAGAAGCGCCCCGACGTCAAGGACCTCGACGACGCCCGTGCGCAGGAGGTCTTCCGCGAGGTCGGCGTCGACATGATGTTCGAGGAGATCAAGACGTCGCTGCACGACTTCGGCGTCGACTTCGACGTCTACTTCCACGAGAAGTCGCTGCACGACAGCGGCGCGGTCGAGCGCGCGATCGCGCGGCTGACCGAGATGGGCAACACCTACGAGGCCGACGGCGCGCTGTGGCTGCGCACCGAGAAGTACGGCGACGACAAGGACCGGGTGATCATCCGGTCCAACGGCACGCCCGCCTACATCTCCGGCGACCTCGGCTACTACCTCGACAAGCGCGAGCGCGGCTTCGACCGCTGCTTCATCATGCTGGGAGCCGACCACCACGGCTACGTCGGCCGGATGAACGCGATGTGCAGCGCCTTCGGCGACGAGCCGGGCAAGAACCTCGAGATCCTCATCGGCCAGATGGTCAACCTGCTCCGCGACGGCGAGCCGATGCGGATGTCCAAGCGCAACGGCACGATCGTCAGCATCGACGACCTCGTCGACGCGATCGGCGTCGACGCCGCCCGCTACGCCCTGGCGCGCTACCACAGCGACAGCCCGATCGACATCGACCTCGACCTGTGGTCGCGGGCGACCAACGACAACCCGGTCTACACGGTGCAGTACGCCCACGCCCGGGTGTCGAGCCTGATGCGCAACGCCGCCGACCTCGGCGTCGTCGCCGAGTCGCACCCCGAGCTGCTCACCCACGAGAAGGAGGGCGAGCTGCTGCGGGCGCTGGCGGAGTTCCCGCGCGTCATCAAGGCCGCCGCAGAGCTGCGCGAGCCGCACCGGGTCGCGCGCTACCTCGAGGAGCTCGCCGGCACCTACCACCGTTTCTACGACAGCTGCCGGGTGCTGCCGCGCGGCGACGAGGAGACCTCCGACCTGCACCGGGCGCGCCTGGTCCTGGTCGACGCGACCCGCGTGGTGCTGGCCAACGGCCTGGCGCTGCTCGGCGTCTCGGCGCCCGAGAGGATGTGA
- a CDS encoding flavin reductase family protein — protein sequence MGKLSRIARSRTVAALASPHGVDHYLARVNPMWAAREVRARVVDVRRETDTPGAPVATLTLQPTATWRGHRAGQYVQVGLDLPGSARRTTRCFTISSAASRPGEQITLTVRAHADGRVSRHLVDAESGLVLHLSQAQGDFTLPVSPATPGIDPLLFVTGGSGITPAMSMLRTLLRDGYDGRAGRPVTFLHYARSADDQVYATELARIAAADNDVTVHLRHGTRVSELDLRRYAPRFRDTDTWLCGPGPMMDVVREVYGDSPRLRTERFRAPAAPSGTAGGRLTFERTGRSVANDGTSVLEQAERAGLAPEFGCRMGICLTCTTRKTEGTVRDVLSGAESSLPDEDVRICVSAPVGDCVVDL from the coding sequence ATGGGCAAGCTCTCCCGGATCGCCCGCTCGCGCACCGTCGCGGCACTCGCGTCGCCGCACGGGGTCGACCACTACCTCGCGCGGGTCAACCCGATGTGGGCCGCGCGCGAGGTGCGGGCGCGCGTGGTCGACGTACGCCGCGAGACCGACACGCCCGGCGCGCCGGTCGCCACGCTGACGTTGCAGCCGACCGCGACGTGGCGCGGCCACCGCGCCGGCCAGTACGTCCAGGTCGGCCTCGACCTGCCCGGCTCGGCGCGCCGCACCACCCGGTGCTTCACGATCTCCTCCGCCGCGTCGCGGCCGGGGGAGCAGATCACCCTCACCGTCCGCGCCCACGCGGACGGCCGGGTGAGCCGGCACCTCGTCGACGCCGAGTCCGGGCTCGTGCTGCACCTCTCGCAGGCCCAGGGCGACTTCACGCTGCCGGTCAGCCCGGCCACGCCCGGCATCGACCCGCTGCTGTTCGTCACCGGAGGCTCCGGCATCACGCCGGCGATGTCGATGCTGCGCACCCTGCTGCGCGACGGCTACGACGGCCGCGCCGGGCGCCCGGTGACGTTCCTGCACTACGCCCGCTCCGCCGACGACCAGGTCTACGCGACCGAGCTCGCGCGGATCGCGGCCGCCGACAACGACGTGACGGTCCACCTGCGCCACGGCACCAGGGTCAGCGAGCTCGACCTGCGCCGGTACGCGCCACGCTTCCGCGACACCGACACCTGGCTGTGCGGGCCGGGGCCGATGATGGACGTCGTCCGCGAGGTCTACGGGGACAGCCCGCGGCTGCGCACCGAGCGGTTCAGGGCGCCCGCCGCACCCAGCGGCACGGCAGGCGGCCGGCTGACCTTCGAACGCACCGGCCGGAGCGTCGCCAACGACGGCACGTCGGTGCTCGAGCAGGCCGAGCGCGCCGGGCTGGCCCCGGAGTTCGGCTGCCGGATGGGCATCTGCCTCACCTGCACCACCCGCAAGACCGAGGGCACCGTGCGCGACGTGCTCTCCGGCGCGGAGTCCTCGCTGCCCGACGAGGACGTCCGGATCTGCGTCTCCGCCCCCGTCGGCGACTGCGTCGTCGACCTCTGA
- a CDS encoding TetR family transcriptional regulator, whose translation MPDEPETGTESRAERKERTRRAILDAALALAADSNLAAISLRQVAKQVGVVPTAFYRHFGSLELLGLALVDESFRSLRAMLLDVWRHAPEYRDVIDGSLPIVAQHVRENRSHYAFIARERTAGPPRVREAIGREIDLITRELSTDIARSGAAEQYSDEDIALLADLVVSFVVTMAERLVEDPDSEDRVLADARTQLRMLLVGAVNWRSR comes from the coding sequence GTGCCAGACGAGCCGGAGACGGGGACCGAGTCGCGTGCGGAGCGCAAGGAGCGCACCCGTCGGGCCATCCTCGACGCCGCGCTCGCCCTCGCCGCCGACTCCAACCTCGCGGCGATCTCGCTGCGCCAGGTCGCCAAGCAGGTCGGCGTGGTGCCCACCGCGTTCTACCGCCACTTCGGGTCGCTCGAGCTGCTCGGGCTGGCGCTCGTCGACGAGAGCTTCCGGTCGTTGCGGGCGATGCTGCTCGACGTGTGGCGCCACGCCCCGGAGTACCGCGACGTCATCGACGGCTCCCTGCCGATCGTCGCCCAGCACGTCCGGGAGAACCGGTCCCACTACGCGTTCATCGCCCGCGAGCGCACCGCCGGGCCGCCGCGCGTGCGGGAGGCGATCGGCCGCGAGATCGACCTGATCACCCGCGAGCTGTCGACCGACATCGCCCGCAGCGGCGCGGCCGAGCAGTACTCCGACGAGGACATCGCACTGCTGGCCGACCTCGTCGTGTCGTTCGTGGTGACCATGGCCGAGCGGCTCGTCGAGGACCCCGACTCCGAGGACCGGGTCCTCGCCGACGCCCGGACCCAGCTGCGGATGCTGCTGGTGGGGGCGGTCAACTGGCGCTCGCGCTGA
- a CDS encoding choice-of-anchor P family protein, whose translation MRDHTRRRLAATVTTGLVAGLALVAGPTAPARADDDAKRLTDFGYRGDVYGVKLVTDSVEALDLKDAHAQQLCTRAVGQTVERQSAVSVPDNPLIRVSASTSRTETYADGSTHGVRGTNTIGDVTVGGTVGPLTTPKLVIKGLQTTADAFNTPQGYGHDEGFTFASISLELLPETVVGNLPPELQELLEPLDQVTGTVFTGTQAAAQQVFEVLGDVTRPIEIPGLGSISLGYEKGRATAHAAQSQASALRIEVTAGDRRQLVELGTARVRMGGPAPVGVFRAGGTAMDYQVLDGALRFGNVEHKALACQGSRGRTQTFTVPHASQLLPVPVLLDDVVYQVDGDQRRARKVAKGWSRTAIGTVTVPSAQLVISDVSSRAAMRQKAGKRVGSKVSTAVGSITVAGQPLEVPAPGGVVELPNGAGVIQRQLVDTGYRGSQVIGLRITLFSEAVVIDLARTAGRIYAR comes from the coding sequence ATGCGCGACCACACCCGCCGCCGTCTCGCGGCCACCGTCACCACCGGTCTCGTCGCCGGCCTCGCCCTCGTCGCCGGACCGACGGCCCCGGCACGGGCCGACGACGACGCGAAGCGCCTGACCGACTTCGGCTACCGCGGCGACGTCTACGGCGTGAAGCTGGTGACCGACAGCGTCGAGGCCCTCGACCTCAAGGACGCGCACGCCCAGCAGCTGTGCACCCGCGCCGTCGGCCAGACCGTCGAGCGCCAGTCCGCCGTGTCGGTGCCCGACAACCCGCTGATCCGGGTCTCGGCCAGCACCAGCCGGACCGAGACCTACGCCGACGGCAGCACCCACGGCGTGCGCGGCACCAACACCATCGGCGACGTCACCGTCGGCGGCACCGTCGGCCCGCTCACCACGCCGAAGCTGGTGATCAAGGGGCTCCAGACAACCGCCGACGCCTTCAACACGCCGCAGGGCTACGGCCACGACGAGGGCTTCACCTTCGCCAGCATCTCGCTCGAGCTGCTCCCCGAGACCGTCGTGGGCAACCTGCCGCCCGAGCTCCAGGAGCTCCTCGAGCCGCTGGACCAGGTCACCGGCACCGTCTTCACCGGCACCCAGGCCGCCGCGCAGCAGGTGTTCGAGGTGCTCGGCGACGTGACCAGGCCGATCGAGATCCCCGGCCTCGGCAGCATCTCGCTCGGCTACGAGAAGGGCCGCGCCACCGCGCACGCCGCCCAGTCGCAGGCGTCGGCGCTGCGCATCGAGGTGACCGCCGGCGACCGGCGCCAGCTCGTCGAGCTCGGCACCGCGCGGGTGCGGATGGGTGGCCCCGCGCCCGTCGGCGTGTTCCGCGCCGGCGGCACCGCCATGGACTACCAGGTCCTCGACGGTGCGCTGCGCTTCGGCAACGTCGAGCACAAGGCGCTGGCGTGCCAGGGCTCGCGCGGCCGGACCCAGACCTTCACGGTCCCCCACGCCAGCCAGCTGCTGCCCGTCCCGGTGCTGCTCGACGACGTCGTCTACCAGGTCGACGGCGACCAGCGGCGGGCCAGGAAGGTCGCCAAGGGGTGGTCCCGCACGGCCATCGGCACGGTGACCGTGCCGTCCGCCCAGCTCGTCATCAGCGACGTGTCGTCGCGCGCGGCGATGCGGCAGAAGGCCGGCAAGCGGGTGGGGTCGAAGGTCAGCACCGCCGTCGGGTCGATCACCGTCGCCGGACAGCCGCTCGAGGTCCCGGCGCCCGGCGGGGTCGTGGAGCTGCCGAACGGTGCCGGCGTGATCCAGCGCCAGCTCGTCGACACCGGCTACCGCGGGTCGCAGGTGATCGGCCTGCGGATCACGCTCTTCTCGGAGGCCGTGGTCATCGACCTGGCCCGCACCGCGGGCCGGATCTACGCGCGCTGA
- a CDS encoding DUF6104 family protein: MYFTDRGLEELEKRRGDEEVTLAWLADQMQAFVDTHPEFETAVERLATWLARLDDPED; the protein is encoded by the coding sequence GTGTACTTCACCGATCGCGGGCTCGAGGAGCTGGAGAAGCGCCGGGGTGACGAGGAGGTCACCCTGGCGTGGCTCGCCGATCAGATGCAGGCGTTCGTCGACACCCACCCGGAGTTCGAGACGGCCGTCGAGCGGCTGGCCACCTGGCTGGCGCGGCTCGACGACCCGGAGGACTGA
- a CDS encoding thioesterase family protein, with product MTTHPTYDQLIDLPAYVEQPVPMPFEDINGHLNVRHYIGIASEGLDESLVEVGIPTMWPLTDGQACFTAEHHVTYLNELRTGDTMSARVRLLGRSERAAHVLVYLLDETHQQVACVVEEIFLHIDLSTRRTAPWPADIAAKIDARVAEHAALPFPADTSGSLALR from the coding sequence GTGACGACGCACCCCACCTACGACCAGCTCATCGACCTGCCGGCCTACGTCGAGCAGCCCGTGCCGATGCCCTTCGAGGACATCAACGGCCACCTCAACGTGCGCCACTACATCGGCATCGCCAGCGAGGGCCTCGACGAGTCGCTCGTCGAGGTCGGCATCCCGACGATGTGGCCGCTCACCGACGGCCAGGCGTGCTTCACCGCCGAGCACCACGTCACCTACCTCAACGAGCTGCGCACCGGCGACACCATGTCGGCGCGCGTGCGGCTGCTCGGGCGCTCCGAGCGGGCCGCGCACGTGCTGGTCTACCTGCTCGACGAGACCCACCAGCAGGTGGCCTGCGTCGTCGAGGAGATCTTCCTGCACATCGACCTGTCGACGCGCCGGACGGCCCCGTGGCCGGCCGACATCGCTGCGAAGATCGACGCCCGGGTCGCCGAGCACGCCGCCCTCCCCTTCCCGGCGGACACGTCCGGGTCGCTCGCGCTGCGCTGA
- a CDS encoding LCP family protein: MRTGRGPVRVVRAVTLAAVLAVTALVVPQSAVQSTEVSLTRIRHAEGVEVGGADVVWILAVGSDARPGQDMTRSRGDALQMVGINTRTGAATAIGVPRDSWVAIPGHGREKINSALYFAGPRGMAGAMRNLVGIEPDYVMVTRFPFFEDMVDDIGGITVTNPRRFSDPYLKKEGFSRGRIHLGGYDAMAFSRIRKGLAGGDFDRSANQQRTLRGIHARIRSQADRPGFIERGVMTVMAHMATDASPQELYELAQAVAQVDPRRITTCVVQGRVGYVGAASVVFPDVSQARRLGRESRADATLRRC; this comes from the coding sequence ATGAGGACGGGACGAGGCCCGGTGCGGGTGGTGCGGGCGGTGACGCTGGCCGCGGTGCTCGCCGTCACCGCGCTGGTCGTGCCGCAGTCCGCGGTGCAGTCGACCGAGGTCTCGCTGACCCGGATCCGGCACGCCGAGGGCGTCGAGGTCGGTGGTGCCGACGTGGTCTGGATCCTCGCGGTCGGCTCCGACGCCCGCCCGGGCCAGGACATGACCCGCTCGCGCGGCGACGCGCTGCAGATGGTCGGCATCAACACCCGCACCGGAGCCGCCACCGCCATCGGCGTGCCGCGCGACTCGTGGGTCGCGATCCCGGGCCACGGCCGGGAGAAGATCAACTCGGCGCTCTACTTCGCCGGTCCGCGCGGCATGGCGGGCGCGATGCGCAACCTCGTCGGGATCGAGCCGGACTACGTCATGGTCACCCGGTTCCCGTTCTTCGAGGACATGGTCGACGACATCGGCGGGATCACGGTCACCAACCCCCGCCGGTTCTCCGACCCCTACCTCAAGAAGGAGGGCTTCTCCCGCGGGCGGATCCACCTCGGCGGATACGACGCGATGGCGTTCTCGCGCATCCGCAAGGGCCTGGCCGGCGGCGACTTCGACCGGTCGGCCAACCAGCAGCGCACCCTGCGCGGCATCCACGCCCGGATCCGGTCCCAGGCCGACCGCCCGGGGTTCATCGAGCGCGGCGTGATGACCGTGATGGCCCACATGGCCACCGACGCGTCCCCGCAGGAGCTCTACGAGCTCGCGCAGGCCGTCGCGCAGGTCGACCCGCGCCGGATCACGACCTGCGTGGTGCAGGGCCGGGTCGGCTACGTCGGGGCCGCGAGCGTGGTGTTCCCGGACGTGTCGCAGGCTCGTCGCCTCGGTCGCGAGTCGCGGGCGGACGCGACGCTGCGCCGCTGCTGA
- a CDS encoding multifunctional oxoglutarate decarboxylase/oxoglutarate dehydrogenase thiamine pyrophosphate-binding subunit/dihydrolipoyllysine-residue succinyltransferase subunit, translated as MAQSPNGQSSNHSSVAPSSDLGANEWLVEEMKEQYDKDPASVAPEWASYFGNGSAGGASTAQAAPKAAAAAPAKAPAAPAKPAAAPAAKPAAPAQQAPKSTPRPAAPADEPAKGTSTPVAKDPKPAAPSQASDEPTYTVLRGAPARTAANMDASLSVPTATSVRSVPVKLLWDNRTVINNHLARARGGKVSFTHIIGYALVKALKSMPEMNVGYEVVDGKPNLITPAHINLGLAIDMQKPDGTRQLLVPNIKGAETMDFAAFWTAYEEMVRKARDNKLTVADFQGTTMSLTNPGGIGTVHSVPRLMAGQGAIIGVGAMEYPPEWQGASDEAINRNAISKAMTLTSTYDHRVIQGAQSGEFLKRVHGLLLGENDFFDEIFRSLRIPYEPIRWARDIVASHDDDIVKQARILELIHAYRVRGHLMADTDPLEYRQRSHPDLEVESHGLTLWDLDREFATGSFGGEGRRFMKLRNILGILRDSYCRTTGIEYMHIMDPEQRKWIQERVEQPHVKPPREEQLRILLKLNQAEAFETFLQTKFVGQKRFSLEGGETTIPLVDEICEAAAEAGLDEVTIGMAHRGRLNMLANIVGKKYSQIFREFEGNIDPRTVQGSGDVKYHLGAEGEFVAGSGDKIKVSVAANPSHLEAVNPVLEGIARAKQDILDQGEKFPVLPLLVHGDAAFAGQGVVAETLNLSQLRGYRTGGTVHVVINNQVGFTTAPGSSRSSLYATDVARMVQAPIFHVNGDDPEACIRVARLAFDYRQAFNKDVVIDLVCYRRRGHNEGDDPSYTQPLMYDLIEQKRSVRKLYTESLIGRGDITIEEAEQVLKDYQQQLERVFTEVREASSEAPTEWTTVPDYPDKPAGEFATAVSPEVLKRIADSYVTPPEGFTVHPKVMPQLQRRSAAITEGPIDWGTGEILAFGSLLMDGRPVRLAGQDSRRGTFVQRFATIIDRTNADEWTPLTNLTEDQAKFHVYDSLLSEYAALGFEYGYSVARPEALVLWEAQFGDFVNGAQTVIDEFISAGQTKWRQQSGVVLLLPHGYEGQGPDHSSARIERFLTMSAEDAMVVAQPSTPASYFHLLRRHSLGEEHRPLIVFTPKSMLKRKEAASRPEDFVGDTTFRPFIGDDAADPAKVETLIMCSGRVTWDLMVERGKRENGEKFAIGRVERLYPNPVEEIKAEVAKYPNLKAVRWVQDEPRNMGPWPHYQLNVWPELDLVVEPVTRPASASPSVGTVKRHTEEQKTLLDTAFAEPRTAGHDY; from the coding sequence GTGGCGCAGTCCCCGAACGGGCAGTCCAGCAACCACTCCTCGGTTGCCCCATCATCCGACCTGGGAGCCAACGAGTGGCTCGTGGAGGAGATGAAGGAGCAGTACGACAAGGACCCGGCCAGCGTGGCGCCCGAGTGGGCCAGCTACTTCGGCAACGGGTCCGCCGGCGGGGCCTCGACGGCGCAGGCCGCGCCGAAGGCGGCCGCCGCCGCACCCGCGAAGGCTCCCGCGGCTCCCGCGAAGCCCGCCGCCGCGCCCGCGGCGAAGCCGGCCGCCCCGGCCCAGCAGGCCCCGAAGTCCACCCCGCGCCCGGCCGCCCCGGCCGACGAGCCGGCCAAGGGCACCAGCACCCCGGTCGCCAAGGACCCGAAGCCCGCGGCCCCGAGCCAGGCCAGCGACGAGCCGACCTACACGGTCCTGCGCGGCGCCCCGGCCCGTACGGCCGCCAACATGGACGCGTCGCTGTCCGTGCCGACCGCGACCTCCGTGCGCTCGGTCCCGGTGAAGCTGCTGTGGGACAACCGCACGGTCATCAACAACCACCTCGCCCGCGCCCGCGGCGGCAAGGTGTCGTTCACCCACATCATCGGCTACGCGCTGGTGAAGGCCCTGAAGTCGATGCCGGAGATGAACGTCGGCTACGAGGTCGTCGACGGCAAGCCCAACCTGATCACCCCGGCCCACATCAACCTCGGCCTGGCGATCGACATGCAGAAGCCCGACGGCACCCGCCAGCTCCTCGTGCCCAACATCAAGGGCGCCGAGACCATGGACTTCGCCGCCTTCTGGACCGCCTACGAGGAGATGGTCCGCAAGGCACGCGACAACAAGCTGACCGTCGCCGACTTCCAGGGCACCACGATGTCCCTGACCAACCCCGGCGGCATCGGCACGGTCCACTCGGTGCCGCGCCTGATGGCCGGGCAGGGCGCGATCATCGGCGTCGGCGCGATGGAGTACCCGCCGGAGTGGCAGGGCGCCTCCGACGAGGCGATCAACCGCAACGCCATCAGCAAGGCGATGACGCTGACCTCGACCTACGACCACCGCGTCATCCAGGGCGCGCAGTCGGGTGAGTTCCTCAAGCGCGTGCACGGCCTGCTGCTCGGCGAGAACGACTTCTTCGACGAGATCTTCCGCTCGCTGCGCATCCCCTACGAGCCGATCCGCTGGGCCCGCGACATCGTCGCGAGCCACGACGACGACATCGTCAAGCAGGCGCGCATCCTCGAGCTGATCCACGCCTACCGGGTCCGCGGCCACCTGATGGCCGACACCGACCCGCTGGAGTACCGCCAGCGCAGCCACCCCGACCTCGAGGTCGAGTCGCACGGGCTGACCCTGTGGGACCTCGACCGCGAGTTCGCCACCGGCTCGTTCGGCGGCGAGGGCCGGCGCTTCATGAAGCTGCGCAACATCCTCGGCATCCTGCGCGACTCCTACTGCCGCACCACCGGCATCGAGTACATGCACATCATGGATCCCGAGCAGCGCAAGTGGATCCAGGAGCGCGTCGAGCAGCCGCACGTGAAGCCGCCGCGCGAGGAGCAGCTGCGGATCCTGCTCAAGCTCAACCAGGCCGAGGCCTTCGAGACGTTCCTGCAGACCAAGTTCGTCGGCCAGAAGCGCTTCAGCCTGGAGGGCGGCGAGACCACGATCCCGCTCGTCGACGAGATCTGCGAGGCGGCCGCCGAGGCCGGCCTCGACGAGGTCACCATCGGCATGGCCCACCGCGGCCGGCTCAACATGCTCGCCAACATCGTCGGCAAGAAGTACAGCCAGATCTTCCGCGAGTTCGAGGGCAACATCGACCCGCGCACGGTCCAGGGCTCGGGTGACGTGAAGTACCACCTCGGCGCCGAGGGCGAGTTCGTCGCCGGCTCCGGCGACAAGATCAAGGTGTCGGTCGCGGCCAACCCCTCGCACCTCGAGGCGGTCAACCCGGTGCTCGAGGGCATCGCCCGCGCCAAGCAGGACATCCTCGACCAGGGCGAGAAGTTCCCGGTCCTGCCCCTGCTGGTCCACGGCGACGCGGCCTTCGCCGGCCAGGGCGTGGTGGCGGAGACGCTCAACCTCTCCCAGCTGCGCGGCTACCGCACCGGCGGCACCGTCCACGTCGTGATCAACAACCAGGTCGGCTTCACCACCGCGCCCGGCTCGTCGCGCTCCTCGCTCTACGCCACCGACGTGGCGCGGATGGTGCAGGCGCCGATCTTCCACGTCAACGGCGACGACCCCGAGGCCTGCATCCGCGTGGCCAGGCTCGCCTTCGACTACCGCCAGGCGTTCAACAAGGACGTCGTCATCGACCTCGTGTGCTACCGCCGTCGCGGCCACAACGAGGGCGACGACCCGTCGTACACGCAGCCCCTGATGTACGACCTGATCGAGCAGAAGCGCTCGGTGCGCAAGCTCTACACGGAGTCGCTCATCGGTCGTGGCGACATCACGATCGAGGAGGCCGAGCAGGTCCTCAAGGACTACCAGCAGCAGCTCGAGCGGGTCTTCACCGAGGTGCGCGAGGCCAGCTCCGAGGCGCCCACCGAGTGGACCACCGTCCCGGACTACCCGGACAAGCCGGCCGGCGAGTTCGCCACCGCCGTCTCCCCGGAGGTGCTCAAGCGGATCGCCGACAGCTACGTCACGCCGCCGGAGGGCTTCACCGTCCACCCGAAGGTGATGCCGCAGCTGCAGCGTCGCTCCGCGGCGATCACGGAGGGCCCGATCGACTGGGGCACCGGCGAGATCCTCGCCTTCGGCTCGCTGCTGATGGACGGCCGCCCCGTGCGCCTGGCCGGCCAGGACTCGCGCCGCGGCACCTTCGTGCAGCGCTTCGCGACGATCATCGACCGGACCAACGCCGACGAGTGGACCCCGCTGACCAACCTCACCGAGGACCAGGCGAAGTTCCACGTCTACGACTCGCTGCTCTCCGAGTACGCCGCGCTCGGCTTCGAGTACGGCTACTCCGTGGCCCGTCCCGAGGCGCTGGTGCTGTGGGAGGCGCAGTTCGGTGACTTCGTCAACGGCGCGCAGACCGTCATCGACGAGTTCATCTCCGCCGGCCAGACCAAGTGGCGCCAGCAGTCCGGCGTCGTCCTGCTGCTCCCCCACGGCTACGAGGGCCAGGGACCGGACCACTCGTCGGCCCGCATCGAGCGCTTCCTCACCATGTCGGCGGAGGACGCGATGGTCGTCGCGCAGCCGTCGACGCCCGCGTCGTACTTCCACCTCCTGCGCCGGCACTCGCTCGGCGAGGAGCACCGCCCGCTGATCGTCTTCACCCCGAAGTCGATGCTCAAGCGCAAGGAGGCGGCGTCGCGGCCCGAGGACTTCGTCGGCGACACGACCTTCCGGCCGTTCATCGGCGACGACGCCGCCGACCCGGCCAAGGTCGAGACGCTGATCATGTGCTCGGGTCGAGTGACCTGGGACCTGATGGTCGAGCGCGGCAAGCGCGAGAACGGCGAGAAGTTCGCCATCGGCCGCGTCGAGCGCCTCTACCCGAACCCGGTCGAGGAGATCAAGGCCGAGGTCGCGAAGTACCCGAACCTCAAGGCGGTCCGCTGGGTGCAGGACGAGCCCCGCAACATGGGCCCGTGGCCGCACTACCAGCTCAACGTGTGGCCCGAGCTCGACCTGGTCGTCGAGCCGGTCACCCGCCCCGCGTCGGCCTCGCCGTCGGTCGGCACCGTGAAGCGCCACACCGAGGAGCAGAAGACCCTCCTCGACACGGCGTTCGCGGAGCCGCGCACCGCCGGTCACGACTACTGA